The proteins below come from a single Demetria terragena DSM 11295 genomic window:
- a CDS encoding DNA polymerase III subunit delta' translates to MTSVWDDVVGQEHAVSALSAAAHDSQYMTHAWLLTGPPGSGRSTAARAFAGALLCPQRGCGDCHECRTARDGSHADVEVVATQGLSIQVKDARELVQLAGRRPSVGAWRVIIVEDADRLTERAADSLLKALEEPTPRTVWLLCAPSLEDVIITIRSRSRHVRLRTPAPEAVADLLVRRDGIDPEQALYAARATQSHVGLARRLARDEGARTRRRNTLHLAVGIRSLGEAMSAAANLASIASEESGASSAERDAAERKRLLEQLGADPQARTQPPHIRGQLNTLEKEQKTRATRFGRDVIDRSLVDLMSVYRDALMVQVGTPVELVNADESELLATLAQLFGPEQLLGCMDQIGTARERIEANVPPLLALEAMAIGLRVPTRHTG, encoded by the coding sequence ATGACCAGCGTGTGGGATGACGTCGTCGGTCAGGAGCACGCTGTCTCGGCCTTGTCCGCAGCGGCCCACGACTCTCAATACATGACTCACGCGTGGTTGCTTACTGGGCCGCCGGGGTCCGGACGGTCCACTGCGGCAAGGGCTTTCGCTGGTGCGCTGCTGTGCCCGCAGCGCGGGTGTGGGGACTGCCATGAGTGCCGTACGGCCCGCGACGGCAGCCATGCTGACGTTGAGGTGGTGGCAACTCAGGGCCTGTCGATCCAGGTGAAGGATGCTCGCGAGTTGGTGCAACTGGCGGGGCGGCGTCCCTCAGTGGGTGCGTGGCGGGTGATCATTGTCGAGGACGCTGACAGGCTGACCGAGAGAGCCGCCGACTCACTGTTGAAGGCACTGGAGGAGCCCACACCGCGCACGGTGTGGTTGTTGTGCGCGCCCTCCTTGGAGGACGTGATCATCACGATCCGCAGCCGCTCGCGACACGTACGCCTGCGCACGCCAGCCCCGGAGGCCGTCGCCGACCTCCTGGTGCGCCGCGATGGCATCGATCCAGAGCAGGCGTTGTATGCCGCTCGCGCCACGCAGTCTCATGTCGGGTTGGCGCGGCGATTAGCGCGAGACGAGGGGGCGCGTACCCGCCGCCGCAACACCCTGCACCTGGCCGTGGGCATTCGGTCGCTGGGGGAGGCGATGAGCGCTGCAGCCAACCTCGCATCCATCGCGAGCGAGGAATCCGGCGCGAGCAGTGCAGAGCGTGACGCGGCTGAGCGGAAGCGACTGTTGGAGCAGTTGGGCGCCGACCCGCAAGCGCGGACCCAGCCGCCGCATATTCGCGGCCAACTGAACACCTTGGAGAAGGAACAGAAGACGCGCGCGACCCGGTTTGGCCGCGATGTCATCGACCGTTCGCTGGTCGACCTCATGTCGGTCTATCGCGATGCGCTCATGGTCCAGGTCGGTACCCCGGTGGAGTTGGTCAACGCCGACGAGTCTGAATTGCTCGCCACGCTCGCGCAGCTATTTGGGCCGGAGCAACTGTTGGGGTGCATGGACCAGATCGGCACGGCACGCGAGCGCATCGAGGCCAACGTGCCACCGTTGCTCGCGTTGGAAGCCATGGCGATCGGGCTGCGAGTTCCGACCAGGCACACCGGTTGA
- the tmk gene encoding dTMP kinase → MPEQSPTTRGVFIVFEGGDGAGKTTQLDRLVYFLRSRDEDVVVTREPGGTTLGHKIRELVLHGEDVAPRAEALLFAADRAHHVATVVRPALERGVTVVQDRYIDSSVAYQGAGRDLDPGEIAQLSAWATHDLRPDLTVLLDVTPELGHTRRSGTHDRLEREADEFHAKVRAHFLQLAEAEPQRYVVLSAEREPDEIAADVQRAVTDLLDGRVKSGTS, encoded by the coding sequence ATGCCCGAACAGTCGCCCACGACGCGTGGAGTCTTCATCGTTTTTGAGGGTGGTGACGGGGCGGGCAAGACCACCCAACTCGACCGGCTCGTGTATTTCCTACGAAGCCGCGACGAGGACGTCGTCGTGACCAGGGAACCGGGCGGCACGACATTGGGCCATAAGATTCGTGAGCTTGTCCTGCACGGCGAGGATGTTGCCCCGCGTGCCGAGGCGTTGTTGTTTGCCGCTGATCGCGCGCACCACGTGGCCACGGTCGTCCGGCCCGCTCTTGAGCGCGGCGTGACCGTCGTCCAGGACCGCTACATTGACTCGTCGGTTGCCTATCAAGGTGCCGGGCGAGACCTTGATCCGGGCGAGATCGCTCAGCTTTCCGCGTGGGCTACCCACGACCTTCGCCCTGACCTGACGGTGTTGCTCGACGTGACACCCGAACTCGGCCACACCAGACGATCCGGAACGCACGATCGGTTGGAGCGGGAAGCCGACGAGTTTCACGCCAAAGTACGCGCGCATTTCCTGCAATTGGCCGAGGCCGAACCGCAGCGCTACGTCGTGCTCAGCGCGGAGCGAGAGCCCGATGAGATCGCCGCGGATGTGCAGCGCGCGGTGACCGACCTTCTGGACGGCCGAGTGAAGAGCGGCACGTCATGA